The genomic DNA CCCTTCGGCGAGATCCAGAAGTGCGAGATGTGCGAACATCTGCAGGCCAAGGGCGAGATCCCGGCCTGCTGCGACGTCTGTCCGACCGGCGCCTCGCTCTTCGGCCTGGTCGAAGAGCTGCAGGCCGAAGCGGACCGCCGTCTCGCCGCGGCGCCCGGCAGCCCCTACCAATTCCCGCGCGGCCGTTTGGGGGACGGCCGGCCGACCCACGAGGGCAAGATCGCGACCTATCAGCCGGCGGTCTACGGCGTCGATGACGGCGGCGGCACCCAGGTCCGCTATCTCTCGGGCGTGGCCTTCGCCAAGCTCGGCCTGCCCGATCTGCCGAAGTACTCCTTCGCCTCGGTCGGCGAGGGCATCCAGCACACCATCTACAAGTGGTTTATCGCGCCGCTGGTCGGCTTCGGAGTCCTGGCGGTGTTCGCCCGCCGCCACCTGCGGCGCAAAGCGGACCGGGGCGATCTTGGGCAGGGAGGCGAGGCATGAGTCACGCCCCCCTTCGCAGGACTCTTTTCACCCCGGTGACGCTGGTGCTGGCGGTGCTGGTTGCGATCGCCGCCTACTACGTCGCGATCCGGTTCATCTTCGGGCTCGGCGCCGTCACCAACCTGAACCCGGGCTATCCCTGGGGCATCTGGGTGGTGGTCGACATCGTCATCGGCACGGCCCTGGGCTGCGGCGGCTTCGCCATGGCCTTGCTGGTCTACATCTTCAACCGCGGCGACTATCACCCCTTGGTCCGGCCGGCGCTCCTGGGCGGGCTATTCGGCTACACCTTGGCCGGCATGGCCGTCATCATCGATCTCGGCCGGTACTGGCAGGCCTACAATCTGATGCTGCCCTGGTACGCCCAGCCCAACTCGGTGATGTTCGAGGTGGCGCTCTGCGTGATGGCCTACGTCATCGTGCTCTGGGTCGAGTTCTCGCCGGCCTTCTTCGAACGCTTCGGCCTGACCGGCCTGCGCCGGCTGGTCCAGCGCTACATGTTTCTGTTCATCGCCCTGGGCGTGCTGCTGCCCAGCATGCACCAGAGCTCGCTCGGCACGCTGCTGCTGGTCATGGAATCCCAGCTGTCACCCCTGTGGTACAGCCTTTGGCTGCCGCTGCTGTTCGTCATCTCGGCGCTGGCCATGGGCTATGCGATCGTCGCCTTCGAGGCGACCGTGGTGTCCGAGACCTTCGACACGCCCTCCGAGCACCATCTGCTGTCCAGGCTGTCGATCGTCGTCGGCTGCGTTCTGGTGGCCTTCATGGCGATCCGTTGGATCGACCTGCTCGACCGCGGCGTGCTCGCGCTCGCCCTTGCCGGCGATTTGGACGCCTGGATGTTCTGGATCGAGAACGGGCTCTTCGCCTGTGCCATCCTGGCCTTCCTGCTGCCGGCCGGTCGGGCGTCGAAACGCGTGACCTTCTTGGGCGCCGCCGCCCTGTTGCTGGGCGGCTCGCTGTACCGGCTCAACGCCTATCTGATCGCTTACGATCCCCCGGGCAACTGGACCTACTTCCCCTCGGTGCCGGAGCTGATGGTGACGATCGGCGTCTTCGCCCTGGAAGTCCTGCTCTACCTGATCTTCGTCAAGACCCTACCGGTACTTGCGGCCCACGCCTCGGCGCCGGCCGCCAAGGCCCAACCTGCCGAATAGGAGCCGTCCCGTGGCACGTATCACCATCGATCCGATCACCCGCATCGAAGGTCACCTGCGGATCGACTGCGAGGTCGATCAAGGGCAGGTCGGCAAGGCCTGGTCGTCCGGCACCATGTGGCGCGGCATCGAGCTGATCCTCAAGGATCGCGACCCGCGCGACGCCTGGATCTATGCCCAGCGGATCTGCGGCGTCTGCACAACCGTGCATGCCGTGACCTCGGTCCGGGCGGTCGAGAACGCGCTCGATCTGCCGGTCCCGCTGAACGCTCAATACATCCGCAACCTGATCGTCGCCGCCCACGGCATCCACGATCACATCGTGCATTTCTACCACTTGGCCGCTCTCGACTGGGTCGACATCGTCTCGGCGCTGAGCGGCGATCCCAAGTCGACGGCCAAGCTCGGGGCACAGCTCTCGGACTACAAGGGCAACAGCGAGCCGGAGATCCGGGCGGTGCGCGACCGGCTCGCGAAGTTCGTCGACAGCGGCCAGCTCGGCGTCTTTGCCTCGGGCTATTGGGGTCACCCGGCGATGAAGCTGCCGCCGGACGTCAACCTGCTGGCGGCGACCCACTACATGCAGGCGCTGGAAGTGCAGCGCGCCTGCAACCAGATCGTCACCATTCTGGGATCGAAGTCGCCGCACATCCAGAACCTGGCCGTCGGCGGCGTGGCGAACCCGATCAATCCGGAGAGCCAGTCGACCCTGACCCTGGAGCGCTTGTACGCCATCAAGGCGCTGATCGACCAGGTCGGCGACTTCGTCAACAACGCCATGATGACCGACACCGCGGCGGTCGGCGCGCTCTACGCCGATTGGACCGGGTATGGCGCCGGTGTCACCAACTACCTGTCGGTTCCCGATCTGCCGCTGGACGAGATGGGCGAGCAGTTCGAACTGCCCGGCGGCTTCATCCCGAATGCCGACGTCGACGCCTTCAAGCCGATCACCAGCTACAAGGACGACTACTTCCGGGACGGGGTGAAGGAGGCGGTCAAGCACTCCTGGTACGACTATTCGAACGGCGGCGCCGCGTTGCATCCCTTCGACGGCGAGACCAGCCCGAACTACACCGACTTCCAGGACGACGGAAAGTACTCCTGGATCAAGGCGCCGACCTTCCACGACGAGCGCGCCCAGGTCGGGCCGCTGGCGCATGTGCTTTCCATGTACGTCGCCGGGCACGAGCCGACCCGGCGACACCTCGGCAGGCTGCTGGACGTCGCCGGCAAGCTCGCCGGCAGCGAGATCCCACTCTCGGCGCTGCACTCGACGATCGGAAGAATTGCCGCGCGCACGGTCCGCTGCGCGGTGCTGCTCGAATCCCTGAACAACCAGTGGCAGCTGTTGATGGAGAACATCGGCAAGGGGGATTTCACCACCTTCAACCGGCCGGAGTTTCCCAAGGGTGAGGTGCGCGGCTTCGGCTATCACGAGGCGCCGCGCGGCGTGCTGTCCCATTGGACGGTGATCGAGAACGGCAAGATCAAGAACTACCAGGCGGTGGTCCCCTCGACCTGGAACGCCGGGCCGCGCGACGACCAGGACCGGCCGGGGCCCTACGAGGCCTCGCTGCTCGGCAACCCGGTCGCCGACCCCGAGCTGCCGCTCGAGGTGCTGCGCACGGTGCACTCCTTCGATCCCTGCATCGCCTGCGCGATCCACATGGCCGATGCGGACAAGAGGCCGATCGTCCAGGTCAAGGCCTTCTGAGGGGGCGGGAGATGAGCATCCTGGTCCTGGGTCTCGGCAACTTGCTGCTGTCCGACGAAGGCGTCGGAGTGCGGGTCGCCGAGGCGCTTATCACGGGCGGGCGGCTGCCGCCCGACGTCGAGGTGGTCGACGGCGGCACCTCGGGCATGGAGCTGCTGGAGATCATGATGGGGCGGAGCTTGATCGTCGTCGCCGACGCCATCAGCTCGGAACGGCACCGGCCCGGAGAGATCATCCGGCTCGACGGCGCCGAGCTCGACCGCTTCTTTCGCCAGCGCATGTCGCCGCACCAGATCGGTCTGACCGACGTGCTGGCGGCGCTCGAGCTCATGGACGCGGCACCCGATCGCCTGGTGCTGTTCGGCGTCGTGCCGCAGAGCCTTGAACTGGGTCTCGAGCTGACGCCGCCGGTCGCCGCGGCGCGCGACCGCTTGGTCGCGGCGATCGAGGCGGAGGTGGCGACCGGGCGTGCCGTCGCGCCCGCGGCGGCATGAGGGGCGGCGCATGTGCATTGCCATCCCCCGCGAGGTCTTGAGCGTCGACGGCCTGACCGCCGAGGTCGCGACGGAGCAGGGTTCGAGCACCATCCTGCTGACCTTGCTGTCCGAACCGGTGGCGGTGGGCGATTACGTCACGCTGCAGGCCGGACGCTATGCGATCGGCCGTATGAATGCTGCGGAGGCCCGCATCCGCCTCAACCTCTTCGCCGAACTGACGGAACTCATCCAGCCCGAGAAGGGACCCGCCCCATGAACCCATTCGAGGATGATGTCGGCATCGCAAAGCTCGAAAAACGGCTCGGGCTTCTGCTGCGGCAGTTCAAGACCCTCGCTCCGGGTATGACCGATCTGCCGCTCTACAACCACAATGTCGGCATCGAAGCGGTCGATTTCATGCCCTTCGGCGGCATGGGTTTCGGTGCCCTGGTGACGCCGTGGTTCATCAACGCCGTCTTCTTGCCGCTGGAGCCCGTCTCATACAATCCCGATCAGGTCGGCAAGACCGCGACCGTCGAGTTGCCGGCCGGCCAGCGCGGTTTCACGCTCGGCGGTGACGAGCCGGTCGGACTCTATTGGTCCCACTGCATCATGTCGCCGCTGACTCAAATCGTGTCGCATGATGCTGCGCTCGTCTTGGCCCGAGCAAGACTGGCCGAGCTTCTGACCCGGCCCGAGGCGGATGAAGGAACGGAAGCGCGGCCGATCGTCCGATCTCGCCGCGATCTGCTGATCAGCAACTTGGAAGAGCCTGCGCTTGGCTGAAAAGCCGCTGCGATCGCGGACCGGGCCCCCGCTTCGAGACCGCTGCCATACCAAGCAGTGTGTTTGACCCACAAGCCTGGACCGGGCTCTTGCCGAAGCGAAGCTCGACCGGTGGCAGGGAGCGCCTTCTCAGCGGCTTTGGACGGGTGGATTTGACCCCACCCGGGCATAGGTTACGACCACAAGAGCTCCCGCTACCGTGGTTGGACAGCGTTCGCGAGTTGATCGAGTCCCGCCTTTAGCTTCGACCGTGTGCAGGCGATGTTGACCCTGGCAAATCCGGCGCCTTCCTCGCCAAACGCCTGACCACGCGTGACCGCCCACTTGGCCTCCTTGCGCAGGAACGCCGCTAGGTCATCGGGCTGAAGACCCATTCTCCTGAAATCCAGCCACAGCAAGAAGGTTCCCTCCGGTTCGATCAGGTCGACACCGGCGATGCTGTCCAGGTGATCTCTGACCAGAACTACGTTGCCCTCCAGGTAGGCCAGAACGTCCTCCAGCCAGCGCTTTCCTTTCGTGAACGCGGCTTCCATGGCCACGTTGGCAAATGCGTTGTTCTTGTTGACCGTCAGACGGCTGTTCTCGACCTGAAAGGCCTTGCGCTTCAGATCATCGGTAACGACGGTGAAGGCCGAGCAGCAGGAGGCGATGTTGAAGGTTTTTGCCGGCGACAGACAGGTGATGCAATTGTCCGAGTACGCCGTCCCGAGCGACGCGAAAGGCGTGTATCTGCCACCGGAGAAAACAAGATCGCCGTGCATTTCGTCAGTGACGACCAGGACGTCGTGACGGGCGCAAATGTCTCCGAGCGCGCGCAGCTCCTGCTCCGTCCAGACGCGGCCGACAGGATTATGGGGATTGCACAGGTAGATCATCTTGGTGCGCGGGTCAGAGGCCTTTAGCTCCAGGTCCTCGAAATCCATCACGTAGCGACCGTTCCTGAGCACCAAGGGATTGGACACGAGCGCGCGTTTGTTCTCGCGGAGGATGTCGAAGAAATCAAAGAAGACGGGTGGTTGAACGATCACTCCATCCCCTTCGTCCGTGAACAGCGACGCCGCAATGGCCAGGGCATTCAGAATATTCGGTGCGCGAAGCACATGATTGGTGTCTACGTGCCAGCCATGACGCTCTTTCAGCCAGGCCGTCAGGGCCGGTAGCAAACCATCCGGCAAGGTTTCGTAGCCAAAGACGCCGTGGTCGAGCCTTCTTTGCAGCGCCTCGAGGACACAGGGCGGCGCTCTGAAATCCATGTCCGCCACGCCGGCGGCAAACAAGTCAGCTCCATCTGGGCCCAGGACGATTGGATGAACCTTCAGCGCGGGGACCTCGCGCCGGTCGATGTCCTCGTCGAACGCGTTCGGTTCCCGGCCGCGGTCCTTCAAGCTGTGCCCCCAGGGCCGATGAAATCGACCTCAGCGCTTCTCATTCCAAATCCGTCGCGATCTGAAAGACGCAGTCGCCACGCGCCACCCGGCCCGGCGCACGCTTGCACAGGACCATTCCGTCGAGCTGAGAACGCACGATCGTCGCTTCGCGCCAGGGTTCCTCGGGATGGTGGATGGCGCCCGTGGCATCACCGCTCTCGACCTCGTCGCCAAGCTCCTTGAACGGCTCGAACACGCCAAAGTCGTAGGCATAGACCGAACCTTGAACCCGAAGCTCGCGGGTGCCATTGGCGGCATCCGCTTGGTAGTTCGGCAGCATGCCAAGGAAATGCAGAACGCGCTTGACGCCCCGTTCCGTCAGCGCCAGGACCCAGGGGGTGACGGCGCCACCGCCGCCAAGTTCAGCCATCAGTGAGATAACGCCCTTGCGCGAGGCCGCAGCCATGGAGGTTCGGTTGGTTGTCTGGCGGCCCCCACTCTTGAAGACCCAGGCATAGGGCGCGTCGAAAGCCTGCTGAAGCTCGACCAGCGTCTGCGCTTCCGCCGCCGTGACGCCGCGCCCCCGGAGCAGCGTCGGCGCATAGACCAATGAGGACCCGCCGGAATGAAGGTCGAGGCAGTAGTCGCACATCGGCATCAGCACCTCTTCGATGTAGTGGGCGATGGCCTGGGTGGGCGTGCCCAGCGGGTCACCTGGAAAGCTACGGTTGAGGTTGCCGTCGTCGATCGGCGAGGTGCGCAGGCCAGCCTCTGCCGCCGGGTAGTTGGCCATGGTCAGGATGAGGAGGCGGCCACGGATATCGGTGGGCTCCAGTTCGCTGCAGAGCTTCGTCAGCGCAATCTGGCCCTCGTACTCGTCAC from Kiloniellales bacterium includes the following:
- a CDS encoding succinylglutamate desuccinylase/aspartoacylase family protein, which codes for MVTIRNGDGPTVLLMSGNHGDEYEGQIALTKLCSELEPTDIRGRLLILTMANYPAAEAGLRTSPIDDGNLNRSFPGDPLGTPTQAIAHYIEEVLMPMCDYCLDLHSGGSSLVYAPTLLRGRGVTAAEAQTLVELQQAFDAPYAWVFKSGGRQTTNRTSMAAASRKGVISLMAELGGGGAVTPWVLALTERGVKRVLHFLGMLPNYQADAANGTRELRVQGSVYAYDFGVFEPFKELGDEVESGDATGAIHHPEEPWREATIVRSQLDGMVLCKRAPGRVARGDCVFQIATDLE
- a CDS encoding HyaD/HybD family hydrogenase maturation endopeptidase, which produces MSILVLGLGNLLLSDEGVGVRVAEALITGGRLPPDVEVVDGGTSGMELLEIMMGRSLIVVADAISSERHRPGEIIRLDGAELDRFFRQRMSPHQIGLTDVLAALELMDAAPDRLVLFGVVPQSLELGLELTPPVAAARDRLVAAIEAEVATGRAVAPAAA
- a CDS encoding MalY/PatB family protein translates to MKDRGREPNAFDEDIDRREVPALKVHPIVLGPDGADLFAAGVADMDFRAPPCVLEALQRRLDHGVFGYETLPDGLLPALTAWLKERHGWHVDTNHVLRAPNILNALAIAASLFTDEGDGVIVQPPVFFDFFDILRENKRALVSNPLVLRNGRYVMDFEDLELKASDPRTKMIYLCNPHNPVGRVWTEQELRALGDICARHDVLVVTDEMHGDLVFSGGRYTPFASLGTAYSDNCITCLSPAKTFNIASCCSAFTVVTDDLKRKAFQVENSRLTVNKNNAFANVAMEAAFTKGKRWLEDVLAYLEGNVVLVRDHLDSIAGVDLIEPEGTFLLWLDFRRMGLQPDDLAAFLRKEAKWAVTRGQAFGEEGAGFARVNIACTRSKLKAGLDQLANAVQPR
- a CDS encoding HypC/HybG/HupF family hydrogenase formation chaperone yields the protein MCIAIPREVLSVDGLTAEVATEQGSSTILLTLLSEPVAVGDYVTLQAGRYAIGRMNAAEARIRLNLFAELTELIQPEKGPAP
- the hybB gene encoding Ni/Fe-hydrogenase cytochrome b subunit produces the protein MSHAPLRRTLFTPVTLVLAVLVAIAAYYVAIRFIFGLGAVTNLNPGYPWGIWVVVDIVIGTALGCGGFAMALLVYIFNRGDYHPLVRPALLGGLFGYTLAGMAVIIDLGRYWQAYNLMLPWYAQPNSVMFEVALCVMAYVIVLWVEFSPAFFERFGLTGLRRLVQRYMFLFIALGVLLPSMHQSSLGTLLLVMESQLSPLWYSLWLPLLFVISALAMGYAIVAFEATVVSETFDTPSEHHLLSRLSIVVGCVLVAFMAIRWIDLLDRGVLALALAGDLDAWMFWIENGLFACAILAFLLPAGRASKRVTFLGAAALLLGGSLYRLNAYLIAYDPPGNWTYFPSVPELMVTIGVFALEVLLYLIFVKTLPVLAAHASAPAAKAQPAE
- the hybE gene encoding [NiFe]-hydrogenase assembly chaperone HybE — encoded protein: MNPFEDDVGIAKLEKRLGLLLRQFKTLAPGMTDLPLYNHNVGIEAVDFMPFGGMGFGALVTPWFINAVFLPLEPVSYNPDQVGKTATVELPAGQRGFTLGGDEPVGLYWSHCIMSPLTQIVSHDAALVLARARLAELLTRPEADEGTEARPIVRSRRDLLISNLEEPALG
- a CDS encoding nickel-dependent hydrogenase large subunit, producing the protein MARITIDPITRIEGHLRIDCEVDQGQVGKAWSSGTMWRGIELILKDRDPRDAWIYAQRICGVCTTVHAVTSVRAVENALDLPVPLNAQYIRNLIVAAHGIHDHIVHFYHLAALDWVDIVSALSGDPKSTAKLGAQLSDYKGNSEPEIRAVRDRLAKFVDSGQLGVFASGYWGHPAMKLPPDVNLLAATHYMQALEVQRACNQIVTILGSKSPHIQNLAVGGVANPINPESQSTLTLERLYAIKALIDQVGDFVNNAMMTDTAAVGALYADWTGYGAGVTNYLSVPDLPLDEMGEQFELPGGFIPNADVDAFKPITSYKDDYFRDGVKEAVKHSWYDYSNGGAALHPFDGETSPNYTDFQDDGKYSWIKAPTFHDERAQVGPLAHVLSMYVAGHEPTRRHLGRLLDVAGKLAGSEIPLSALHSTIGRIAARTVRCAVLLESLNNQWQLLMENIGKGDFTTFNRPEFPKGEVRGFGYHEAPRGVLSHWTVIENGKIKNYQAVVPSTWNAGPRDDQDRPGPYEASLLGNPVADPELPLEVLRTVHSFDPCIACAIHMADADKRPIVQVKAF